The Verrucomicrobiia bacterium genome window below encodes:
- the hypA gene encoding hydrogenase maturation nickel metallochaperone HypA, whose amino-acid sequence MHEVSIMTEAVRLAVAAAQAAGARQITGLRLRVGTLSGAAPEALTFAWDIVRRDTLAERAQLEIETIPATGWCATCRAEFAAADFLGECPRCHEPGGQLQHGRELEIAAVDFI is encoded by the coding sequence ATGCACGAGGTTTCCATCATGACGGAAGCGGTGCGGCTGGCCGTGGCCGCCGCCCAGGCTGCCGGCGCCCGCCAAATCACCGGCCTGCGCCTGCGCGTCGGAACCTTGAGCGGCGCCGCGCCCGAGGCACTGACCTTCGCATGGGACATTGTGCGGCGCGACACGCTGGCAGAGCGCGCCCAACTGGAGATCGAAACCATTCCCGCCACCGGCTGGTGTGCGACCTGCCGCGCGGAATTCGCGGCGGCCGATTTTTTGGGCGAATGCCCGCGTTGCCACGAACCCGGCGGCCAACTGCAACACGGCCGCGAATTGGAAATCGCCGCCGTGGATTTCATCTGA